From a region of the Daphnia pulicaria isolate SC F1-1A chromosome 1, SC_F0-13Bv2, whole genome shotgun sequence genome:
- the LOC124320907 gene encoding cullin-2-like, with protein MSIEPRANDFGSTWANFKEVLKCVVTLENISKSTWENAFSNVYFLCVATEQTAKTYKQLYQETQEFLEKHVKSLLTRVNEKSQEKRLTEYYTLWQQYSKGMEDVNNLYKYLNDNYIQPQRIAVLCGTVHCIMIIEELGLHLWKKYVIALLKAELLSIVLGALHDDRTGLSMTCKEKSTRRRFLEETGEYYRLEASQLLQEEVSKFMTKILERLDKEDVRSAEFLQKSSYIKVRRICEERMVVDQLEAIQNECPTVVQNERKDDLRNAFKLLKLTLGELSVLASHYGEHIKK; from the exons ATGTCAATAGAACCAAGAGCAAACGATTTCGGCTCAACTTGGGCAAattttaaggaagttttaaaATGTGTGGTTACActtgaaaacatttcaaaaagtaCATGGGAAAATGCCTTTAGTAATGTCTATTTTCTGTGTGTGGCCACGGAACAAACAGCAAAAACTTACAAGCAATTGTACCAAGAGACACAAGAATTTTTAGAGAAGCATGTTAAATCACTTCTGACCAGAGTGAATGAGAAAAGTCAAGAAAAGCGTCTTACAGAGTATTACACTTTATGGCAGCAATACAGCAAAGGGATGGAAGATGTGAACAACCTGTACAA GTATCTCAACGATAATTATATTCAACCTCAAAGGATAGCAGTTCTGTGTGGGACAGTGCACTGCATTATGATAATTGAAGAATTGG GCCTGCATTTATGGAAGAAGTATGTTATCGCACTATTGAAGGCTGAGTTGCTATCAATAGTTTTGGGAGCCCTTCATGATGATCGAACTGGTCTATCTATGACATGCAAGGAAAA AAGTACGAGAAGAAGGTTTTTAGAAGAAACTGGTGAATATTACCG TCTAGAAGCCAGTCAGCTACTGCAAGAAGAAGTTTCCAAGTTTATGACAAAAATTTTGGAACGTTTGGACAAAGAAGATGTTCGTAGTGCGGAATTTCTGCAAAAAAGTTCTTACATTAAAGTACGAAGAATATGCGAGGAAAGAATGGTAGTGGATCAATTGGAAGCTATCCAAAACGAATGCCCAACAGTAGTTCAAAACGAACGCAAAGATGATCTTAGAAATGCCTTCAAGTTATTGAAG TTAACTCTGGGTGAATTGTCTGTTCTGGCATCGCATTACGGTgaacacataaaaaaataa
- the LOC124320909 gene encoding protein strawberry notch homolog 1-like: MYLEDIRKISCSTWGPLPVSHSLPVVHASQEVSVASVDEKIRKFISLPSTSYAETHNLVTVKPMGSIVSANMTTVENSSKKKKHEDTSPESKMTKLEIFGHHHPDPLFESLSLASIAPPDVSYELHLPDQIITTGLLWTLQLEAVTYACQHHEEILPDGSRAGYLIGDGAGVGKGRTLAGIILENYHLNRKKAIWVTSSSSLKFDVDRDLREIRASHISVHDLKDFDYRDDISGDLNGCFTEGILFSTYSSLTGESLLGVKYQTRIEQVSQWCGNNFDGVVVFDESHCAKNMVPAASKEPSKRGSAVLKLQNILPNARIVSASATASSEPRNMAYMVRSG, encoded by the exons ATGTATCTAGAAGATATCCGCAAGATATCTTGTTCTACTTGGGGCCCCTTACCTGTGTCTCATTCTTTGCCAGTGGTACATGCTTCTCAG GAGGTAAGCGTGGCTTCAGTtgatgaaaaaataagaaagtttATTTCTCTACCTTCAACATCTTATGCTGAAACCCACAATTTAGTGACCGTAAAACCCATGGGGTCAATAGTATCTGCAAATATGACTACAGTCGAAAattcatcaaagaaaaaaaagcatgaAGATACTTCACCCGAGTCTAAAATGA CCAAACTCGAAATTTTTGGACATCATCATCCTGACCCTTTATTTGAAAGTTTGTCCCTGGCTAGTATTGCCCCACCAGACGTAAGCTACGAACTTCATTTACCTGACCAAATAATTACCACAGGGTTGCTTTGGACCCTTCAACTGGAAGCTGTAACCTATGCATGCCAGCACCACGAGGAAATCCTACCTGACGGCTCACGTGCGGGTTATCTCATCGGGGACGGGGCCGGTGTTGGAAAAGGGCGAACACTTGCCGGGATTATCCTCGAAAATTACCATCTAAACCGGAAAAAGGCGATTTGGGTCACGTCTTCCAGCAGTTTGAAGTTCGACGTCGATCGGGACCTTCGCGAAATTCGTGCCAGCCACATTTCAGTTCATGATTTGAAAGATTTTGATTATCGCGATGATATCTCGGGAGATTTGAATGGCTGCTTCACTGAAGGAATACTCTTCTCTACTTATTCGTCTTTAACTGGAGAGTCGCTATTGGGCGTAAAATATCAGACGCGTATTGAACAAGTATCCCAGTGGTGTGGAAACAACTTTGATGGCGTGGTCGTTTTCGATGAGAGCCATTGTGCCAAAAATATGGTGCCTGCTGCTTCAAAGGAGCCGTCCAAAAGGGGTTCAGCGGTCTTAAAACTTCAGAACATACTGCCTAATGCACGTATCGTTTCTGCGTCAGCTACAGCTTCGTCGGAGCCTCGCAACATGGCGTACATGGTTCGGTCCGGttaa